In one Modestobacter sp. L9-4 genomic region, the following are encoded:
- a CDS encoding amidase, whose translation MTAVHDDLCTRPATELAALLRDRQVSARELLDAHLERIEQLNPGLNAIVTLDAAGARAAADAADAALAAGEAVGPLHGLPVAHKDTHLTGGMRTTFGSPLHADTVPAHDELVVARLKAAGAIRVGKTNTPEFAAGSHTFNTVFGVTHNPWRHGLSAGGSSGGAAASLAAGLVPLAEGGDMGGSLRNPAAFNNVVGLRPTPGRVPSHPQPIGWSQMQVQGPLGRTVADVALQLSVLAGPDPRVPIALTDDGAPFAAPLPERLDGLRIGWAPDLGGRIPVDPAILEVLGASVRVFEDLGARVDEACPDLTDAQQVFEVLRSWQFEATFGERVRRTPESFKESIRWNVEVGAKLTGADVGRAELAHTRLYERVVAWFDSYDVLLAPTTQVLPFPVEVEYPTEIAGEHQADYLGWMRSCTIITPTGCPALSVPGGFTPDGLPVGLQVIGPPRGDRRVLEVGHAFEQATGFGRRRPPLG comes from the coding sequence ATGACCGCAGTCCACGACGACCTGTGCACCCGACCGGCGACCGAGCTGGCCGCCCTCCTCCGCGACCGGCAGGTGTCCGCGCGTGAGCTGCTGGACGCCCACCTGGAGCGGATCGAGCAGCTCAACCCCGGGCTCAACGCGATCGTGACGCTGGACGCCGCCGGCGCCCGGGCGGCAGCCGACGCTGCGGACGCCGCCCTGGCCGCCGGCGAGGCCGTCGGCCCGCTGCACGGCCTGCCGGTGGCGCACAAGGACACCCACCTCACCGGCGGGATGCGCACGACGTTCGGCTCGCCGTTGCACGCCGACACCGTGCCCGCCCACGACGAGCTCGTGGTCGCCCGGCTCAAGGCCGCCGGCGCGATCCGGGTCGGGAAGACCAACACCCCTGAGTTCGCGGCGGGCTCGCACACCTTCAACACCGTCTTCGGCGTGACCCACAACCCCTGGCGCCACGGCCTGTCCGCCGGCGGCTCCTCCGGTGGGGCGGCGGCCTCGCTGGCCGCGGGCCTGGTGCCCCTGGCCGAGGGCGGGGACATGGGCGGCTCGCTGCGCAACCCGGCGGCCTTCAACAACGTCGTCGGTCTGCGGCCCACGCCGGGACGGGTGCCCTCCCACCCCCAGCCGATCGGCTGGTCGCAGATGCAGGTGCAGGGCCCGCTCGGCCGCACCGTCGCCGACGTGGCGCTGCAGCTGTCCGTCCTGGCCGGCCCCGACCCGCGGGTGCCGATCGCGCTGACCGACGACGGCGCCCCCTTCGCGGCACCGCTGCCCGAGCGCCTGGACGGCCTGCGGATCGGCTGGGCGCCCGACCTCGGCGGCCGCATCCCGGTCGACCCGGCCATCCTGGAGGTCCTGGGGGCCTCGGTCCGGGTGTTCGAGGACCTCGGCGCCCGGGTGGACGAGGCGTGCCCGGACCTCACCGACGCCCAGCAGGTGTTCGAGGTGCTGCGCAGCTGGCAGTTCGAGGCGACCTTCGGGGAGCGGGTGCGCCGCACGCCGGAGTCGTTCAAGGAGTCGATCCGCTGGAACGTCGAGGTCGGGGCGAAGCTGACCGGCGCCGACGTGGGCCGCGCCGAGCTCGCCCACACCAGGCTGTACGAGCGCGTCGTGGCCTGGTTCGACTCCTACGACGTGCTGCTCGCCCCCACCACGCAGGTGCTGCCGTTCCCGGTCGAGGTCGAGTACCCGACCGAGATCGCCGGTGAGCACCAGGCGGACTACCTGGGGTGGATGCGGTCCTGCACGATCATCACCCCGACCGGCTGCCCGGCGCTGTCGGTGCCCGGCGGCTTCACCCCCGACGGCCTGCCCGTGGGCCTGCAGGTCATCGGCCCGCCGCGGGGTGACCGGCGGGTGCTGGAGGTCGGGCACGCGTTCGAGCAGGCCACCGGCTTCGGACGGCGCCGCCCCCCGCTGGGGTGA
- a CDS encoding asparaginase, with the protein MPEFPYAELAVLERNGFPESRHLGTLVGLAADGTVALRLGDADTAVLPRSSTKPWQALAVRRSGLHLGTEATALSAGSHTGEDRHVAVVREVLAAAGLDESALGCPVDWPEDEPTRERLIAAGEQRSRVRMNCSGKHAAMLAASAHNGWDVAGYLDPAHPLQQLVAETVAEASGGPVTATAVDGCGAPLFGTTVLGLAGAVRSMVLSPEGSDARAVADAMRAAPEFVGGTGHVNTRVMQLLPGVLAKGGAEGVLVAAAATGQAVAMKVVDGSPRATTVLALAALRALGVDTAPAADLTEVPVLGGGRPVGRLVLGADLAAALADASA; encoded by the coding sequence ATGCCTGAGTTCCCGTACGCCGAGCTCGCCGTCCTGGAGCGCAACGGCTTCCCCGAGAGCCGGCACCTGGGCACCCTGGTCGGCCTCGCCGCCGACGGCACCGTTGCGCTGCGCCTGGGCGACGCGGACACCGCCGTGCTGCCGCGCTCGTCGACCAAGCCGTGGCAGGCGCTCGCCGTCCGGCGGTCGGGGCTGCACCTGGGCACCGAGGCGACCGCGCTGTCGGCCGGCAGCCACACCGGGGAGGACCGGCACGTCGCCGTCGTCCGCGAGGTGCTGGCCGCCGCCGGGCTGGACGAGTCCGCGCTCGGCTGCCCGGTCGACTGGCCCGAGGACGAGCCCACCCGCGAGCGGCTGATCGCCGCCGGCGAGCAGCGCAGCCGGGTGCGGATGAACTGCTCGGGCAAGCACGCCGCGATGCTGGCCGCCAGCGCGCACAACGGCTGGGACGTCGCCGGCTACCTCGACCCCGCGCACCCGCTGCAGCAGCTGGTGGCCGAGACGGTCGCCGAGGCCAGCGGCGGACCGGTGACGGCCACCGCGGTCGACGGGTGCGGCGCCCCGCTGTTCGGCACCACCGTGCTCGGCCTGGCCGGCGCCGTCCGGTCGATGGTCCTCAGCCCCGAGGGCAGCGACGCCCGCGCGGTCGCCGACGCGATGCGCGCGGCCCCGGAGTTCGTCGGCGGCACCGGGCACGTCAACACCCGGGTCATGCAGCTGCTGCCGGGGGTGCTCGCCAAGGGCGGCGCCGAGGGCGTGCTGGTGGCCGCCGCGGCCACCGGCCAGGCGGTGGCGATGAAGGTCGTCGACGGCTCGCCCCGGGCCACGACGGTGCTCGCGCTGGCGGCGCTGCGCGCCCTGGGCGTGGACACCGCGCCGGCCGCGGACCTCACCGAGGTCCCGGTGCTCGGCGGTGGCCGCCCGGTCGGCCGGCTGGTCCTGGGCGCCGACCTGGCGGCCGCGCTCGCGGACGCGTCGGCGTGA
- a CDS encoding SDR family NAD(P)-dependent oxidoreductase, whose product MSTPAPVGSWFDLGGRVVLVTGATRGIGRELAFHLAEAGGEVVATARTREDVAAIEAEAADRGLPVTSVLLDVRDVASIGAAVAEVVARHGRIDVLVNNAGLGTAHRALDVTEDDFDEMMAVNLRGAFFVSQAVARVMVPRGGGRIVMIGSQGGLVGLPDAAVYCASKGGLHQLGKVLALEWAEHGITVNTVAPTFVRTPGTAPLLDGPGLRDEVLARIPLGVLGTPADVAGAVVYLSAPASRLVTGTVLVVDGGWTAR is encoded by the coding sequence GTGAGCACGCCGGCACCGGTGGGCAGCTGGTTCGACCTCGGCGGACGGGTCGTGCTGGTCACCGGCGCCACCCGCGGCATCGGCCGCGAACTGGCCTTCCACCTCGCGGAGGCCGGGGGAGAGGTCGTGGCGACGGCGCGGACGCGAGAGGACGTCGCCGCGATCGAGGCCGAGGCCGCCGACCGCGGCCTGCCGGTCACCTCGGTGCTGCTCGACGTGCGGGACGTCGCCTCGATCGGTGCGGCCGTGGCCGAGGTCGTCGCCCGGCACGGCCGGATCGACGTGCTGGTCAACAACGCCGGGCTCGGCACCGCCCACCGCGCGCTCGACGTCACCGAGGACGACTTCGACGAGATGATGGCGGTGAACCTGCGGGGCGCCTTCTTCGTCAGCCAGGCGGTCGCCCGGGTCATGGTCCCGCGCGGCGGCGGCCGGATCGTGATGATCGGCTCGCAGGGCGGCCTGGTCGGGCTGCCCGACGCCGCGGTCTACTGCGCCAGCAAGGGCGGCCTCCACCAGCTGGGCAAGGTGCTGGCGCTGGAGTGGGCCGAGCACGGCATCACCGTCAACACGGTCGCGCCGACGTTCGTGCGCACGCCCGGCACCGCACCGCTGCTCGACGGCCCGGGGCTGCGGGACGAGGTGCTCGCCCGGATCCCGCTGGGGGTGCTGGGCACGCCCGCCGACGTCGCCGGCGCGGTGGTCTACCTGTCCGCGCCGGCCTCCCGGCTGGTCACCGGGACCGTCCTCGTGGTCGACGGCGGGTGGACCGCGCGCTGA
- a CDS encoding amino acid ABC transporter permease, producing the protein MSARRPRRASTASVLYDAPGPRTRRRIALASGVTVVVVVAALVLALREFASHGQLDADRWAPFASWPIWSYLLVGLRGTLLAAALTAVLSAAAGVLLALGRLSRVRLVRWPATAYIEVARALPVLLLIYVTLFGLPRYGIDLPLLWKLVVPLTVANSAAFAEIFRAGILSLPRGQDEAARSLGMSGAQSMRLVVLPQAVRRVTPSVVTQLVSLLKDTSLGYVVAFTELLFRAQVLASYNRLLVQTFLVVTAMYLVVNGLLSALASRLQDASRRRTPSTPDVPLLAAEEIHA; encoded by the coding sequence ATGAGCGCCCGCCGCCCCCGCCGGGCCTCCACGGCCAGCGTCCTGTACGACGCACCCGGCCCCCGCACCCGCCGCCGGATCGCCCTCGCCTCCGGCGTCACCGTCGTGGTGGTCGTCGCCGCGCTGGTCCTCGCGCTGCGCGAGTTCGCCTCGCACGGGCAGCTCGACGCCGACCGCTGGGCGCCCTTCGCCAGCTGGCCGATCTGGTCCTACCTGCTCGTCGGGCTCCGCGGCACGCTCCTGGCGGCCGCGCTGACCGCCGTCCTGTCGGCCGCGGCCGGGGTGCTGCTGGCCCTGGGCCGGCTCAGCCGGGTGCGGCTGGTGCGCTGGCCGGCCACCGCCTACATCGAGGTGGCCCGCGCGCTGCCGGTGCTGCTGCTCATCTACGTCACGCTCTTCGGCCTGCCCCGCTACGGCATCGACCTGCCGCTGCTGTGGAAGCTCGTCGTCCCGCTGACCGTGGCCAACTCCGCGGCGTTCGCGGAGATCTTCCGCGCCGGCATCCTCAGCCTGCCCCGCGGACAGGACGAGGCGGCCCGCAGCCTCGGCATGAGCGGCGCGCAGTCGATGCGGCTGGTCGTGCTGCCGCAGGCGGTCCGCCGGGTGACCCCCTCGGTGGTCACGCAGCTGGTCAGCCTGCTCAAGGACACCTCGCTGGGCTACGTCGTCGCCTTCACCGAGCTGCTGTTCCGGGCGCAGGTGCTGGCCTCCTACAACCGCCTGCTGGTGCAGACCTTCCTGGTCGTCACCGCCATGTACCTCGTCGTCAACGGGCTGCTGTCGGCCCTGGCCAGCCGGCTGCAGGACGCCAGCCGCCGGCGCACACCGAGCACCCCCGACGTCCCGCTGCTCGCCGCCGAGGAGATCCATGCCTGA
- a CDS encoding glutamate ABC transporter substrate-binding protein — protein MSTTRSRLRPRALVGPTIGATVLALALTGCGGSSESASSAVPGAAPSSAAAAAQDVLAGAPVADVAAILPGSTMERIKQRGELVVAEALDAPLLSQQDPANPDQVTGFDADMAKALATYILGEPKVKIVPPATETREALLANGTVDVVFNTYTITPERAEQVDFAGPYFSSGLSIAVKTGNTDIKTVDDLDGKKVIVGANTPAVTAVPEKAPNAEIITFGTDPQAVQALTQGRGDAYVQDVTLLASDAVSNKDITVVGSPFTSEPYGIGLKHDDAQMKQFVNDWLEQIYADGTWTKIWQNSLGTVVQGEAPTPPEIGSVPGS, from the coding sequence ATGTCGACGACCCGTTCCCGGCTGCGCCCCCGTGCGCTGGTGGGACCCACCATCGGCGCGACCGTGCTCGCCCTGGCACTCACCGGGTGCGGTGGCAGCTCGGAGTCGGCCTCCTCCGCGGTGCCCGGCGCTGCGCCGTCCTCGGCCGCCGCTGCGGCCCAGGACGTGCTCGCCGGCGCCCCTGTCGCCGACGTCGCCGCGATCCTGCCGGGCTCGACCATGGAGCGGATCAAGCAGCGCGGCGAGCTGGTCGTGGCCGAGGCGCTCGACGCCCCCCTGCTGAGCCAGCAGGACCCGGCGAACCCCGACCAGGTCACCGGCTTCGACGCCGACATGGCCAAGGCGCTGGCCACCTACATCCTCGGTGAGCCGAAGGTGAAGATCGTGCCGCCGGCGACCGAGACGCGCGAGGCGCTGCTGGCCAACGGCACCGTCGACGTCGTCTTCAACACCTACACGATCACCCCGGAGCGGGCCGAGCAGGTCGACTTCGCCGGACCGTACTTCTCCTCCGGGCTGTCCATCGCGGTCAAGACCGGCAACACCGACATCAAGACCGTGGACGACCTCGACGGCAAGAAGGTCATCGTCGGGGCCAACACCCCGGCCGTCACCGCCGTGCCGGAGAAGGCCCCCAACGCCGAGATCATCACCTTCGGCACCGACCCGCAGGCGGTGCAGGCGCTGACCCAGGGCCGCGGCGACGCCTACGTCCAGGACGTCACGCTGCTGGCCAGCGACGCGGTGAGCAACAAGGACATCACCGTGGTGGGCAGCCCCTTCACCTCCGAGCCCTACGGCATCGGCCTCAAGCACGACGACGCGCAGATGAAGCAGTTCGTCAACGACTGGCTCGAGCAGATCTACGCCGACGGCACCTGGACCAAGATCTGGCAGAACTCCCTCGGCACCGTCGTCCAGGGCGAGGCCCCGACGCCGCCGGAGATCGGTTCCGTCCCCGGGTCCTGA
- a CDS encoding ROK family transcriptional regulator, protein MATVSSWTPDGPSWAPSGLVAPDSPGAVLQLVRTGHVSSRSEIARLTGISATTAATRVQALLDHGYLEEAGEGVSHGGRRPRQVRLRSAGGVVAAADLGGSHAALALFDLGGRLLAERSASIRVQDGPESVLGWVHGQLVEMLAGLDGPAPLHAVTVGVPGPVDAQAGRVVTPARMPGWNGVDVRALLGRLVDVPVLVENDANLMAVGEYAATPEPGRHLVFLKAGSGIGCGVVIDGHLHRGARGAAGDISHASVGTHSDVPCSCGRIGCLDAVASGAALARDLAAAGLPVTDTADVLRLAADGEPVSAQLLRSAGRATGEVLANVLNFFNPDTLVLGGRLSQAEPWVSGLRAVVYERCLPLATDALQVTVTRAGPLAGVIGGAHLALEHLFEPTRVNAAVGAGPAA, encoded by the coding sequence GTGGCCACCGTCTCCTCCTGGACGCCCGACGGCCCCTCCTGGGCGCCGAGCGGACTGGTGGCGCCCGACTCGCCCGGGGCGGTGCTCCAGCTCGTCCGCACCGGGCACGTCTCCTCCCGCTCGGAGATCGCCCGGCTGACCGGCATCTCCGCCACGACCGCGGCCACCCGCGTCCAGGCGCTGCTCGACCACGGCTACCTCGAGGAGGCCGGGGAGGGCGTGTCCCACGGCGGGCGCCGTCCCCGCCAGGTGCGGCTGCGCAGCGCCGGCGGGGTGGTCGCCGCCGCCGACCTCGGTGGCTCGCACGCCGCGCTGGCGCTGTTCGACCTCGGGGGCCGGCTGCTGGCCGAGCGCTCGGCGTCGATCCGGGTGCAGGACGGCCCGGAGTCGGTGCTGGGCTGGGTGCACGGTCAGCTGGTGGAGATGCTCGCGGGCCTGGACGGGCCCGCGCCGCTGCACGCGGTGACGGTGGGGGTGCCCGGTCCGGTGGACGCCCAGGCCGGCCGGGTGGTCACCCCGGCCCGGATGCCCGGCTGGAACGGCGTCGACGTGCGCGCGCTGCTGGGGCGGCTGGTCGACGTCCCGGTGCTGGTGGAGAACGACGCCAACCTGATGGCGGTGGGGGAGTACGCCGCGACCCCGGAGCCGGGGCGCCACCTGGTGTTCCTCAAGGCCGGGTCGGGCATCGGCTGCGGGGTGGTCATCGACGGGCACCTGCACCGGGGGGCGCGCGGCGCCGCCGGCGACATCAGCCACGCCTCGGTCGGCACGCACTCCGACGTCCCGTGCTCCTGCGGCCGGATCGGCTGCCTGGACGCCGTGGCCAGCGGCGCCGCCCTCGCCCGCGACCTGGCCGCGGCCGGCCTGCCGGTCACCGACACCGCCGACGTGCTGCGGCTGGCCGCCGACGGCGAGCCGGTGTCCGCCCAGCTGCTCCGCTCCGCCGGGCGGGCCACCGGCGAGGTGCTGGCGAACGTGCTGAACTTCTTCAACCCCGACACCCTGGTGCTCGGCGGCCGGCTGAGCCAGGCCGAGCCGTGGGTCTCCGGCCTGCGCGCGGTCGTCTACGAGCGGTGCCTCCCGCTGGCCACCGACGCCCTGCAGGTCACCGTGACCCGCGCCGGGCCGCTGGCCGGCGTCATCGGCGGGGCGCACCTGGCGCTGGAGCACCTCTTCGAGCCCACCCGCGTGAACGCCGCCGTCGGCGCCGGTCCGGCCGCGTGA
- a CDS encoding SDR family oxidoreductase, whose amino-acid sequence MIVVTAAGGRTGLAVVGALRTRGCTVRALVSSPRASAALTALGAEVVQADLTDVDRLPSWLAGAQAVHLIWPNFDPQEESGSLAVLAAAQRAGVGRVVHQSVLHPQVRAMPHHAAKERVEEAVVAGGVPWRVLRPCAYADNLDAGLADVAATGRFPSPWGLTRGQSLVDLRDVAEVAAVLLTEDGLDGGTFEVAGPEPLTAPAIAGLLARRLDREVTAVDVVPDTPVPPVAEYAAHCRRLMFDWYREHGFTGTPWALEALLGRPARTLAQHLADLQVSR is encoded by the coding sequence ATGATCGTCGTCACCGCCGCCGGGGGGCGCACGGGGCTGGCCGTGGTCGGGGCGCTGCGCACCCGCGGCTGCACCGTGCGCGCCCTGGTGTCGTCCCCGCGCGCCTCGGCGGCGCTGACGGCGCTCGGGGCGGAGGTCGTGCAGGCCGACCTGACGGACGTCGACCGGCTGCCGTCGTGGCTGGCGGGGGCGCAGGCGGTCCACCTGATCTGGCCGAACTTCGACCCGCAGGAGGAGTCGGGCTCCCTCGCGGTGCTCGCGGCCGCCCAACGGGCCGGCGTGGGCCGGGTCGTCCACCAGTCCGTGCTGCACCCGCAGGTGCGGGCCATGCCGCACCACGCCGCCAAGGAGCGGGTCGAGGAGGCGGTGGTGGCCGGCGGCGTGCCCTGGCGGGTCCTGCGTCCCTGCGCCTACGCCGACAACCTCGACGCGGGGCTGGCCGACGTCGCCGCGACCGGGCGGTTCCCGAGCCCGTGGGGGCTCACCCGCGGGCAGTCGCTGGTCGACCTGCGGGACGTGGCCGAGGTGGCGGCCGTGCTGCTCACCGAGGACGGCCTGGACGGCGGCACGTTCGAGGTGGCCGGCCCCGAGCCGCTCACCGCACCGGCGATCGCCGGGCTGCTCGCCCGGCGGCTGGACCGCGAGGTCACCGCGGTGGACGTCGTCCCCGACACACCTGTGCCCCCGGTCGCGGAGTACGCCGCGCACTGCCGCCGGCTGATGTTCGACTGGTACCGGGAGCACGGGTTCACCGGCACGCCCTGGGCGCTCGAGGCGCTGCTGGGCCGGCCGGCCCGCACCCTGGCCCAGCACCTCGCGGACCTGCAGGTCAGCCGGTGA
- a CDS encoding amino acid ABC transporter ATP-binding protein, whose amino-acid sequence MITVSGVNKHFGDLHVLRDIDLEVAPREVVVVVGPSGSGKSTLCRTLNRLETIDSGRIEIDGRPLPEEGSELARLRSEVGMVFQSFNLFGHRTVLDNLMLAPVAVRKLSKQVARDRALELLDRVGLAGKADALPAQLSGGQQQRAAIARALAMEPKVMLFDEPTSALDPELVSGVLDVMAGLAAEGMTMVVVTHEMGFARRVADRVVFMDAGEIVEQSTPAEFFAGARTERARSFLSKVLAH is encoded by the coding sequence ATGATCACGGTCTCCGGGGTCAACAAGCACTTCGGCGACCTGCACGTGCTGCGCGACATCGACCTGGAGGTCGCGCCCCGCGAGGTCGTGGTGGTGGTCGGCCCCTCGGGCTCGGGCAAGTCGACCCTGTGCCGCACCCTCAACCGGCTGGAGACGATCGACTCCGGCCGGATCGAGATCGACGGCCGCCCCCTGCCCGAGGAGGGCAGCGAGCTGGCCCGGCTGCGCTCCGAGGTGGGCATGGTCTTCCAGTCCTTCAACCTCTTCGGACACCGCACCGTGCTGGACAACCTCATGCTCGCGCCGGTCGCCGTCCGCAAGCTGTCCAAGCAGGTCGCCCGCGACCGGGCCCTGGAGCTGCTGGACCGGGTGGGGCTGGCCGGCAAGGCCGACGCGCTGCCCGCGCAGCTGTCCGGTGGGCAGCAGCAGCGCGCCGCCATCGCCCGAGCCCTGGCCATGGAGCCGAAGGTGATGCTCTTCGACGAGCCCACCTCGGCCCTGGACCCGGAGCTGGTCAGCGGCGTCCTCGACGTGATGGCCGGCCTCGCCGCCGAGGGCATGACCATGGTCGTGGTCACCCACGAGATGGGCTTCGCCCGCCGGGTCGCCGACCGGGTCGTCTTCATGGACGCCGGGGAGATCGTCGAGCAGTCGACGCCCGCGGAGTTCTTCGCCGGCGCCCGCACCGAACGCGCCCGCTCCTTCCTGTCCAAGGTGCTCGCCCACTGA
- a CDS encoding amino acid ABC transporter permease, producing the protein MEALLDNAGPLLQGLLTTLWIAAVAGVGALVLGVLVAAARVSPVPVLRGVAFGYVQLFLNVPLLALLVLFVFALPDVGLLMPLATTVVVVLVVYEAAYVAEAVRSGVNTVSLGQAEAARALGLTFVQSLRLVVLPQAVRAVVQPLGNVLIALVMNTALAAAVGVVELTSATNKVNLVEAQPIPIFAGAGVLYMLVALTIGLLSGVVERRVAIAR; encoded by the coding sequence GTGGAAGCCCTGCTCGACAACGCCGGCCCGCTGCTGCAGGGCCTGCTGACCACGCTGTGGATCGCCGCCGTCGCCGGCGTCGGCGCCCTGGTGCTCGGCGTGCTCGTCGCCGCCGCCCGGGTCAGCCCGGTGCCCGTGCTGCGCGGCGTCGCCTTCGGCTACGTCCAGCTGTTCCTCAACGTCCCGCTCCTGGCGCTGCTGGTGCTCTTCGTCTTCGCGCTGCCCGACGTCGGCCTGCTGATGCCGCTGGCCACCACCGTCGTGGTCGTGCTGGTGGTCTACGAGGCCGCCTACGTCGCCGAGGCGGTGCGCAGCGGGGTCAACACCGTCTCCCTCGGCCAGGCCGAGGCCGCCCGCGCCCTGGGCCTGACCTTCGTGCAGAGCCTGCGGCTGGTGGTGCTGCCGCAGGCCGTGCGCGCCGTCGTCCAGCCGCTGGGCAACGTGCTGATCGCGCTGGTGATGAACACGGCGCTGGCCGCGGCGGTCGGCGTCGTGGAACTGACCTCGGCCACGAACAAGGTGAACCTGGTGGAAGCGCAGCCCATCCCGATCTTCGCCGGCGCCGGCGTGCTCTACATGCTGGTCGCACTCACCATCGGGCTGCTCAGCGGCGTGGTGGAGCGCCGGGTGGCGATCGCCCGATGA
- a CDS encoding haloacid dehalogenase, with translation MSAAPLVTLDLFSALIDSRTGGSAALGRLAADRGWPVSGEQLYDDWDARNKASQRELADWVPFAEHCRRALAGTCAALGLDGDPDADTGELLGSLGDWPLWPDVPDGLATLARSHRVGVLSNVDDDLFARTRVAGLVADDGVLTSQRLGAYKPDPLLYRRAQERAGGELVHVATSARDVRGALEAGVPVVRLRRPGHRLDPAGPAPRREADDLAGVAALLGTRPR, from the coding sequence GTGAGCGCCGCCCCGCTGGTCACCCTCGACCTGTTCAGCGCGCTGATCGACTCGCGCACCGGTGGCTCGGCCGCCCTCGGGCGGCTCGCCGCCGACCGCGGCTGGCCCGTCTCCGGTGAGCAGCTCTACGACGACTGGGACGCCCGGAACAAGGCCTCCCAACGGGAGCTCGCCGACTGGGTCCCCTTCGCCGAGCACTGCCGGCGGGCGCTGGCCGGCACCTGCGCCGCACTCGGGCTGGACGGCGACCCCGACGCCGACACCGGGGAGCTGCTCGGCTCGCTCGGGGACTGGCCGCTGTGGCCCGACGTCCCCGACGGGCTGGCCACGCTCGCCCGCTCGCACCGGGTGGGCGTGCTGTCCAACGTCGACGACGACCTGTTCGCCCGGACCCGGGTGGCCGGCCTGGTCGCCGACGACGGCGTGCTGACGTCGCAGCGGCTGGGCGCCTACAAGCCCGACCCGCTGCTCTACCGGCGGGCGCAGGAGCGGGCCGGCGGCGAGCTGGTGCACGTGGCCACCTCCGCGCGGGACGTCCGCGGGGCGCTGGAGGCCGGCGTCCCGGTGGTCCGGCTGCGCCGGCCCGGGCACCGGCTGGACCCCGCCGGCCCGGCACCCCGGCGGGAGGCCGACGACCTCGCCGGCGTGGCCGCGCTGCTCGGGACCCGGCCCCGCTGA
- a CDS encoding copper homeostasis protein CutC encodes MTLVEICVDDVAGARTAEAAGADRVELCADLLEGGTTPSPGMLDRTLATLTRVGLQVLVRPRGGDFVYDADEVAVMRADVRAVRALAAGAPVPVGFVLSGLTPDGRVDRAVLAALLEECGDAPTTFSRAFDEVADRRTAMDELAALGVHRVLTSGGAATAAAGADELRELATDGRVTVLAAGSVRSGNVGELLTRTGVPEVHLRAPGPTGGRPRTSPEEVAAVLAAVRAHRDAA; translated from the coding sequence GTGACCCTGGTCGAGATCTGCGTCGACGACGTCGCCGGGGCCCGCACCGCCGAGGCCGCCGGTGCCGACCGGGTGGAGCTGTGCGCCGACCTGCTCGAGGGCGGCACCACGCCCAGCCCCGGCATGCTCGACCGCACCCTGGCCACGCTCACCCGGGTCGGCCTGCAGGTGCTGGTCCGCCCCCGCGGCGGCGACTTCGTCTACGACGCCGACGAGGTCGCGGTCATGCGCGCCGACGTCCGCGCCGTTCGCGCGCTGGCCGCCGGCGCCCCCGTGCCGGTGGGCTTCGTGCTCAGCGGGCTGACCCCCGACGGCCGGGTCGACCGGGCCGTGCTCGCGGCACTGCTCGAGGAGTGCGGCGACGCACCGACCACGTTCAGCAGGGCCTTCGACGAGGTGGCCGACCGGCGGACGGCGATGGACGAGCTCGCCGCGCTCGGCGTGCACCGGGTGCTCACCTCCGGCGGGGCCGCCACCGCCGCGGCCGGGGCCGACGAGCTGCGGGAGCTGGCCACCGACGGGCGGGTGACCGTGCTCGCCGCCGGGTCCGTGCGGTCGGGCAACGTGGGCGAGCTGCTGACCCGCACCGGCGTGCCCGAGGTGCACCTGCGCGCCCCCGGGCCCACCGGCGGCCGCCCCCGCACCTCCCCCGAGGAGGTCGCCGCGGTCCTCGCCGCCGTCCGGGCCCACCGGGACGCCGCGTGA
- a CDS encoding MarR family winged helix-turn-helix transcriptional regulator, translating into MAQADADAVDLILQQWERERPDLDCSPMGVIARVTQAQREVFLAQRETFARHGLDAAAFDVLAALRRAGRPYQLTPTALMRTALVTSGAITQRLDRLEEKGLISREPSEDDGRAVLVTLTELGGQALDAALPDHLETERRLLSGLSTDDQQQLAGLLRRLLITLGRTPAAP; encoded by the coding sequence ATGGCGCAGGCGGACGCGGACGCGGTGGACCTGATCCTGCAGCAGTGGGAGCGGGAGCGCCCGGACCTGGACTGCTCGCCCATGGGCGTCATCGCCCGGGTCACCCAGGCCCAGCGCGAGGTCTTCCTCGCCCAGCGGGAGACCTTCGCCCGGCACGGTCTCGACGCGGCCGCCTTCGACGTCCTGGCGGCGCTGCGCCGCGCGGGCCGGCCCTACCAGCTGACCCCGACGGCGCTGATGCGCACGGCGCTGGTCACCTCCGGCGCGATCACCCAGCGGCTGGACCGGCTGGAGGAGAAGGGCCTGATCTCCCGCGAGCCCAGCGAGGACGACGGCCGCGCGGTGCTGGTCACGCTCACCGAGCTCGGCGGGCAGGCCCTGGACGCCGCGCTCCCCGACCACCTGGAGACCGAGCGCCGGCTGCTGTCCGGCCTGAGCACCGACGACCAGCAGCAGCTCGCCGGCCTGCTGCGGCGGCTGCTCATCACCCTGGGGCGCACGCCCGCCGCACCGTGA